CTCGACGAGGGTGCGCGCGTCCCCGGGATGCTCACCGACTGTGACCCGCACGCGCCCGAGCGCGGCGACACGGTCGAGCGCGTCGTCAGACGGATCTACGAACAGGAGGGCGTCGTCCGCTACGGCACGAAGTTCCGGCCGGTCGAGTAGTCGCAACCGGACGCCTCGACCCTCGAACCGCCGGAGTTCGAACGAGCAGGAGTCGCGCGACCGCCGACCCGTCCGAGCCGACAGGAATAACACCGAGTGGTACAACCGCTAGGTCAGCCGTGGAACGAACGCTATCGACGTATCTGGTGACGCAGGCGGATCGGACAGCGGGGCGGGGGACGGTCGCCGTCGTGCGCGAGGCGATCGCGGGCGGCGTCGACGCCGTCCAACTCCGCGAGAAACACGCGAGCGCGAGCGACCGCTACGAGCTGGGTCGACGCCTGCGGGAGCTGACGGCCGACGCCGGCGTCCCGTTGATCGTCAACGACCGGATCGACCTCGCGGCGGCGCTCGACGCCGACGGCGTCCACCTCGGCGACGACGACCTGCCGGTCGGCGTCGCACGCGACCGACTCGGCGCGGACGCGATCGTCGGCCGGTCGGTGTCGACTGTGGCGGCCGCACGGGAGGCGGAGGCGGCCGGCGCCGACTACCTCGGCGTCGGCGCCGTGTTCGCGACCGGGACGAAGGACACCCGCGCGTCCGCCTCGGAGATCGGTGTCGACACGGTCGCGGCCGTCGCCGACGCGGTGTCGGTGCCGACCGTCGCCATCGGCGGCATCGAGCCGGGGAACGCGGGTCGCGTCGTCGCGGCGGGCGCCGACGGCGTGGCCGTGGTGACCGCCGTCACGGAAGCGGCCGACCCCGCCGCGGCGACGCGGGAACTGCGTGCCGCCGTCGAGGCGCAACGGGAGGCGGTGTCGGGATGACCGACGACCGCGCGCCGTCGGCCGGCGGACACGAGGCGGTCGCGCCGGACGCGGCCGGCGGGGACCCGCTCGATCCGGCGGATCTCGACCTCGGCGCCGCCCGGACGGCGGTGCGGGAGGCGACGCCGCTCGTGAACGCGCTCACCAACGAGGTCACCGTGAACGACGTGGCGAACGTGACGCTCCACTGGGGCGGACTCCCCGTGATGTCCGACGACCGGCGCGAGGTCGCCGACATGGTCGCCGGCGCGCAGGGACTCCTGCTCAACATGGGGACCGTGAGCGAGGCGGGCGAGGAGACGATGGTGACCGCCGGGGACGCCGCCGCCGACCACGGCGTGCCCGTCGTCGTCGATCCGGTCGGCGCGGGGGCGACGCCGACGCGGTCGCGCGTCGCGCAGCGCCTCGTGACCGATCTCGACCCGGCGATCGTCAGCGGCAACTACGGCGAGATCACGGCGCTCGTCGGCGACGACGCGGAGGTACGCGGCGTCGAGTCCGTCGGCGACTACGCCGACATCGCCGAGACGGCCGTCGCGTGTGCCCGCGACACCGGCGCGGTCGTCGTCGCCAGCGGCGAGACGGACGTGGTCGCGACGGCCGAGCGCGCCTTCGAGGTGCGCTCGGGCGACCCGATGCTGGGCCGCGTCGTCGGCACCGGCTGTATGCTGGGCGTCACGCTCGCCACGTTCGCGGCCGCCGTCGACGATCCGCTGGCGGCGTCGCTCGCGGGGACGCTCGCGTACGGGCTGGCGGGCGAGGCGGCCGCCGAGGGCGAGTTCGGGGAGTACCACGGTCCCGCGAGCTACCTCACGGCGTTCCTCGACGCCGTCGCCGGCCACGAGCCGACCGCCGACCCCGCCACCCGGATCCGTGAGGTGGTCGAGTGACCGACGTCGTCGTCACCGGCGGCACCGGCGGCATCGGCCGGGCGGTCGTCGAGCGGTACGCCGAGGCGGACGTGGTCTGTTCGTACCACAGCGACGCCGCTCGCGCCGAGGAACTGGTCGACGCGACCGACTCCCCGGACGCCCGCACCGTCGCGCTCGAACTCGACGTGACCGACACGGAGTCCGTCGACCGGTTCGCCGAGGAGGCCGTCGCCGTCCTCGACGGCGTCGACGCCGTGGTCCACACGGTCGGCGTCGTCGACCCGGCGCTTCTGGCCGACGCGACCGACGAGCAGTTCGCGGGCGTCGTCGACACGAACCTCGTCGGCTCCGCCCGCGTCGCCCGGGCGTTCCTGCCCGCGCTGCGGGAGTCCGCCGGGTCGCTGGTCGTGCTGTCGAGCGTCGGCGGCACCGCCGGCACGGTCGACACGAGCTACGCGGCGAGCAAGGCCGGACTCCACGGCTTCGTCCGGGCGCTCGCGCGCGAGGTCGGTCCCGACGGCGTCCGGGTGAACGCGCTCGCGCCCGGCCCGGTCGACACGTCGATGAACGACGACGTCGTGGCGTATCTGGAGTCGACCGACTTCCGCGGGCACGAGGGGATCGACACGCACCTCCCCGA
The sequence above is a segment of the Halobaculum lipolyticum genome. Coding sequences within it:
- the thiM gene encoding hydroxyethylthiazole kinase, which translates into the protein MTDDRAPSAGGHEAVAPDAAGGDPLDPADLDLGAARTAVREATPLVNALTNEVTVNDVANVTLHWGGLPVMSDDRREVADMVAGAQGLLLNMGTVSEAGEETMVTAGDAAADHGVPVVVDPVGAGATPTRSRVAQRLVTDLDPAIVSGNYGEITALVGDDAEVRGVESVGDYADIAETAVACARDTGAVVVASGETDVVATAERAFEVRSGDPMLGRVVGTGCMLGVTLATFAAAVDDPLAASLAGTLAYGLAGEAAAEGEFGEYHGPASYLTAFLDAVAGHEPTADPATRIREVVE
- a CDS encoding SDR family NAD(P)-dependent oxidoreductase; this encodes MTDVVVTGGTGGIGRAVVERYAEADVVCSYHSDAARAEELVDATDSPDARTVALELDVTDTESVDRFAEEAVAVLDGVDAVVHTVGVVDPALLADATDEQFAGVVDTNLVGSARVARAFLPALRESAGSLVVLSSVGGTAGTVDTSYAASKAGLHGFVRALAREVGPDGVRVNALAPGPVDTSMNDDVVAYLESTDFRGHEGIDTHLPEYSCSPADVARSVAYLVDSEFTHGEVHSVNGGMHFR
- the thiE gene encoding thiamine phosphate synthase, which codes for MERTLSTYLVTQADRTAGRGTVAVVREAIAGGVDAVQLREKHASASDRYELGRRLRELTADAGVPLIVNDRIDLAAALDADGVHLGDDDLPVGVARDRLGADAIVGRSVSTVAAAREAEAAGADYLGVGAVFATGTKDTRASASEIGVDTVAAVADAVSVPTVAIGGIEPGNAGRVVAAGADGVAVVTAVTEAADPAAATRELRAAVEAQREAVSG